tgtttatttaaccTATTTCAGTGTCGAGCAGGCAACATCAATTCATAGTGAAAGTATAATTGTATCGCACCTTTTTAACAATAAGGCAATTCTAAGGTTTAAATAGGAGACCCACATGCATTTagattttaaagaaaacaaaatgtaatacaatgaaCACATAGTatattattctaataataataaagaaaatgtcccAAAACACGAGGCCGGTCTGGAGGGTTCACAATGTAGtgtttccctccccctccataaCCCATTCAGTTATTTATAATACAACAGTATTGTTTGACATTCGGGATGTTAGAGTACATCTCTGCTGTCTTGGTCTCAGTGAAGACTTTAACTGCAGTGTTCCTAGTCAGCTGTCTCATCCAATTTTTAGAGAGGCCTGTAAAAGACAACATCACAGTAGTCGAGCCGTTTAAAGATAAAAGCAAGTTATTTTTAAGTCTTgcattacatttgtgtgtgtgtgtgtgtgtgtgtgtgtgtgtgtgtgtgtgtgtgtgtgtgcgtgtgcgtgtgtgtgtgtgtgtgtgtgtgtgtgtctcgtgctGTTGTCTTCAGCGATTCAAGTACTGACTTTGCtgtgtggtttgttttgtttcaggtgTAAAGTATGTGACTTAGTGCCATCCACTCTGCGTTGGCCTCTTACCAAGTTAGTCAGCAGTCATCATCTGGTGCATGAAATTCCTTCCAATGTCTTTAGTAGAGGATTTTCTGGAAGTCCTGCGCACCGTCCTGGAGTACTTTGGAGTGCCTCCAGACATGGTGAGTTCAAAGACACACCGTTGTGACTATGCTATCTAGTATTATCATGGGGCGTACTATGTGTTTTTATCGGTGCCAAGTATCACCAGCAGTGTCACCTTGCTCCCTAAAAGTGAAGTTGTGAGAATAGCAATTTTCAAccaagattgtgtgtgtgtgtgtgtgtgtgtgtgtgtgtgtgtgtgtgtgtgtgtgtgtgtgtgtgtgtgtgtgtgtgtgtgtgtgtgtgtgtgtgtgtgtgtgtgtgtgtgtgtgtgtgtgtgtgtgtgtgtgtgtgtgtgtgtgtgtgtgtgtgtgtgtgtgtgtgtgtgtgtgtgtgtgtgtgtgtgtgtgtgtgtgtgtgtgtgtgtgtgtgtgtgtgtgtgtgtgtgtgtgtgtgtgtgtgtgtgtgtgtgtgtgtgtgtgtgtgtgtgtgtgtgtgtgtgtgtgtgtgtgtgtgtgtgtgtgtgtgtgtgtgtgtgtgtgtgtgtgtgtgtgtgtgtgtgtgtgtgtgtgtgtgtgtgtgtgtgtgtgtgtgtggtcctgcGTGTCGTCCTGCGTGTAGCTGGTTCCAGTGTGGGATACTCAGCTGTGCGGCCAGTATCGCAGCGTTGTGCGTATGATTGGGACCAACCTCTCACTGACTCCTACACCACGTGTCCACTTTCAGGTATGGCCCCATGTTGTAACAGGCTGAATGATCTGAAGCCATACATTTGTCTTTACTGCTTAACATTCAACACAGTCATAAAGTGGAactatgtgttttttgttcgGACTTGCTTATAACTATGCTAACAAAGACCATTTGGGTCCTGATTTTAAATGCTACATGTGTCACATAGTACTTCCTAGGCAGAAGCAATACTGTATCCTAAGCTGAGCTAAagtgcttgtttgttttgacaTAACACGCCACAAAGACAGTCACTTATTTTACAGTTGTGCACCTTTCCTTGTTTGtctctttacatttttacactCCTGACCATGTTCACATATTGACCAAGTTTAAACCAACTAACTTCTTTGAGTTTCTGTTATTGTTGTCATTTAGTCAGGGTCAAGATGTGTTAACCTTCCTTGTTCATGTTTGGTCCTTAGGTCCCTCTGCTCACCTACAGGCCCCACGGTTACGATGACCTCCCTGCGGAGGCACGGGCCATCCCCTCGTTCGCTGACGTCCTGTGGGTGTTtgaggatgagggagagagctATGCCAAGACTAGGTAGGAACACAAGTGGTCTGACTGTACACCATATATGTACACCGTATAATTTGACGCTTAACTAAAATGGGGCGAAATGTCCCTTAAAGTCTTTACAGTATCTTGGAAACTGTCACTATCTTTATCACTACCATGCAATTCCCCTTTAGAAATTCATACCTGCATTGATTTTTGTATTTAGCAGCTTTGAAAACACACTCATTTGGTTTCTTTTGGATGGGGAACATGTTAAATATTGAAACTGCTGTATTGTCTCCATAGGAACCATATACCTCCAAAGAAGGGAAATACTGTAACTCGAGACGTGGTGAGATACCCAGCACCGGCCCAGACTAAAGCCCCGAGGGGAGGCCGATCAGCTGATCCGGTCGCTATGAAGAAGATCACAGCGCTGGAGAGCGAGCTGCTCAAACTACGAGCTCAGATAGCCATGATCGTTACTGCCGCTCCGGCCTCAGGTGCACACTCTTTGTGATCTTGTGTCAACTTTCTTTTCACAATATACACAATTATGTCACGTCAAGCGAATTCAACAACCGTTTTGTGCTCTCTCAAAGTTTCATTAGGTGTGACAGAGTCCCAGAGTACACCAGGCACGCCGTTGATGTCTTCTACCCTTCTGCCAGCTCTCACCTCCACGCCTCGCTGTGCtgctcccccaccacctccacctcctcctcctcttcctcctcctccttcctgccccggCTCTTCCGCTGAGACTCCGTCTGTGTTCGAGCTGATCCGCAAGCGCAGGAAGAACGAGAACGACCTTGACCAGGCTCAGCTCAAGCCCCAGGACTCGCAAGCGAAAGGGTCCCCATCCATGCTGGATGTTCTCAGGAACTTAAATCAAGTGAAATTGCGTTCAGTTGCGAGGTAGGAATtgggaaataaaagaaattggtTAGAGTTTTTGCCAATAGTGATATCCTCGAATATAAAATGGTTTGTCCTTATTGCTGCAGAAAGCTCTCGttttttatttctctatttTAAAGGGAAAGTGTGTAGCATTAACGGGGCTATATTAGCAGAAATTGAATAGAATTGTGAATATAGTGTATAATCGCCTGAAACCTTTACCGCTACTGCAGTTTTGCATTCGGCAGCTCACGTTCCAACATGCGTTGTCTTGGAAAGCGAGGGGTATGCTTCAACATGTTCCCATCCGTTTCTCTGTAGATCGCCAGGGGGAACGCCCATCCGGAGGAGACGCAGTAAAGGAGGCCCGGCGTTGCTGAGTGACCCGGCGGCTCTTATCGCTGAAGCGCTAAAGAGAAAGTTCGCCCAGCATCGCCACAACAGCTCCTCTGACAAAGAAAACTCACTGGAACTCTCACCGTTCGGCAGTCCAGACACACCCAAGGTTTGTTTCCCCATAGACGCTacaccttatatatatatatatatatatatatatatacacacacgctacacctcgtacacacacacatctgtctgcAGGTCTGCTCATCTGATGCCTCCGTTTCAGGTTCCTCTCCATGTCAGACGCAGTCAGGGGCGCCTCCACCTCTGATTCTGTTGGTCGGaccccaaaatgtcaaaagtccGACCGCCCATCAGCCAATGACAACTCGCACAGATGTGCCTCTCAGACGAATTACTACTGCAGCTCATTTTAatctttgtttgtcttgttaCTTTTGTTCTTGTAGGAGTGTTTGTCTCACAATGAACAAAGTGCTTGTGTCTGTTACACATCTCATGGTTGGAAGGCTtgaatgtatgtttgtgttgcagCGATTGCTGTGAACAAGGATGTCGgtacatgttgtttttgtacagtggagttttatgtttccatgtgttaTTCATATATTGATGGcgtcttattttttaaatgtaataatgttttaaaagcaGGTGTGCACTGTATCTTGTAGCCTTCCAGCTTCAAGTCACTTTGTGAGGCCTTATAATTATTACCTCAACAAAGTGGGTATTGAGATTCACGCAGCTATATTCTATGCAACTGCTGTTTCAGGTTGTTTTATATTAAAGTGTTGAAGTGCACTGATCAATTTTGTAGCTGttcttgttttcatgttctccaCCAATTCAGTGTATTTCCAAATCCATTTGTAACTATTTtgaacattgttattattagatTTTAGTGGTCaaagtcactgtgacctcacaaaacacatttttagacACATGTCTACGAGGATGAAATGAAGAAgcgatgacattttggacagacgttGGTGTGAACTACAACTTGACTGTTTGAAGGCGTACAACGAGCATTAGTTTAACCGTGGCGGCTGCCTTTGCGTCTTGCTTCACATTCACTGGGTAAGTAAGTGACTGGGAGAGAAAATGACCGTAAATAAcctaatattatataaaaacttatgtaaaaaaactttaaaacattaaatctTATAATTCTATTCAGTTATATTTGCAATCAAATATATGGAAATACATGTTGACCACTCCACCACAGCTGCAATTAATGTGCACAATgagtatgtttttctttttttaaacatttaaatatttcttttttttagaacaaGCAAAGCATAAAAAACCTTTGCTCAATTGTACTTGTAGAGCGCTGTTTTAGTCTTTCAACcgctcaaagcgctttaacactacatgtcatcattcacccgttcacacactgttggctaccatgcaaggggccacctgcccatcaggactctaactaacATTCAAACATATTCTGCTATTATTGCCAGTGAAATAATACAAGTGAACATCTGATTAAATAAAgcttaatgtaattaaataaatacactcaAAGGTCAGAGTCTTACGGCTTCTTGTAGCTTAACGTCCTTTGCGGTCCTTTTGAAGAGGACAATATTTGGGTAAAAGGTCTATCAAGAAAATGTACATGTGCcttattgtttcctttttttttattgacttaaTAGTTCCAGGTCTATGATTTGCCTTGGCTAACCTGTAAGGGCCTTGTCCTTCACCAGAAGCAGTAAACAAATAGGCTAGAGAGATATATTTTCAGTTAGTCAGCCAGTGTTCAATTGGATTTGACAAGAGGGATAGTGATAAATGGGTTTATTTTTGTTACGAGCAGCATGGCACATTAATCCGACAGCACTAATGAGGGATTACACTGTCCACGGAGGTTAAAAGGTCTCAGGAGAACGCACACATAATGCATGTTTGTAGGGACTAATTCATATTCTTACATGAATAGAATTACTTTAAGATGTATATCTTCTCAGTAAGATATAATGGAATGCAATTGGAACACGTTTTAATTGATTTCCCTAAATGTTTGTTatcaaaatatgtgtttttgctATCACTGTGAGCCCGGTTAAAGACCTTTCTGTTTCAATATGAATCTAGACTAGAATTTCTGCATTTCCTGTGAAAAACACTGATGACTCGCAGGCTAACACTTCCTTtgaagttactgtgaggaacattTAATTTATGGTTATGAAACGGTATCAAATTAATACCGACGACCTTCATAAATAAGCTAGACCATTGGCAAGAAGATTGTGTATTTGGTTATTTGGTATATTGACACAAATTGAACGTTCCTAGTtgcaaattaacaaaaaaataactatAAGTGCCACTTTGTAATACAATCCACAGGGCCCCACGGGGCCCCTCAGCCAGATGTGGCCCTGCCTTTATGTCAATAACAACCTTTGGGAAACACCATTTGCAAGCGATCTCCCTCACACTCTATTATCATAAAACATCCCGAATTAAAGCTTTATTTAACTGAGGAACACCAATCGTACTCAAATCAGTGATTGTACCCAGCGCTGATTGGTCCATCGCCCGCAAGTCCCGCCCATTTGGTGCCAGAACCAGCACCTCCCCCTCTGCGGCTCTCAAACCGCACGAGGGGAAACGGCAACTTCACCTTGACTGAATAAAAAGCCGACACTGTCCTTCATAGTGCGTGGAAGCTCAGACTCAACTGCGGCAGGAGAAtgaaacttgttttttaaaacaggtGTCCGCCAGGTCTCAAGTCACCTTTTTGTTCCGCCTGCCGCATGCGGTTCACTCGTGCGCCTCTCTCGTGTGATGAAAACACTCCCCGCACGCGCCTCACTCTCTGACGTCGCATTCACTTGCTGTCCACGAGCGGCGGCGATGGTTAAATGTCCTGTTCGATGGTCGAGGTACGTAAACTGCGACTTTACTTGCTGCGTGTGGGGCTGCGTGGGAAGACACACACCTGTTTATACACAAATAGTTGTTCTGGAATAGGCCTGAGAAAACCGGAAAACTGTGTTGCATTCCTATAATGTTCGTCATCTCTACTCTCTAGTGCTCCAAAGAGAGTTTCATggtgaccgtgtcgtcgtcTACTTTGTTCTAAATGCTGTGGCGTTACGTGTGATATGTTCTATGACCGCGGTCGTTATGTAATAGGGGGCCTAATGTGTTTTGATTCTAGTCAGTGAGCTTATAGTGtgacattgtgtttttatgacatTAACAATGTTTTTGGTGCAGACTGTCCTcgtttatctttattttatttttttattatcagcTGCAGTGATTTGTCACAGGAGACCCACCTGTGTTATTGCAATGTGGGCAATTCAGAGTATTGACATATTTACAGCAGTCCACCTGCAGCCTGCAGACCACGTGGAGACCAGGGGCAGGTGTGCAGTGAAGGCAGCTGTGCTATAAATTATAagtaatatgtttttgttttgtgctacATTTTACGAGTTTGATACGGATCTGAACACTTCATAAGATATCCTGATATGTACAGgaagtaaattaaataaaagtgagaACTTGGTTTAGTATAGTTATTGTTACCGTACAGTTAAAGTACATGTAGGCCGGCTCTCCTATGTCAAACTAAGTTGCATTGATCGTGAAAACGATACTTTTTATTCGAACAATCTTTCAATTTCCACCTCTTAGCTTTCACACTGAGCATTCAAATGCAAAGTTAATTCTTGAACTTTGAAACTATTTGACAAAAGCAATCCATCTCAAGGGCCACTTactactatttttttttttccccaagagCTTTCTAACACATCACGTGGTTCCCCTTAGCAGGTGGAGTTTGCGCAGAAGTCACGGAGATGGCTCAGTTGTCATCTCTTGCATATGCAGTCTTAAACTTTTGTCTCCTCTGTAATATTTTCAAGAAGCACTTGTTACTTGCTGATTGTCAGagggaaagttttttttttttgcttcgcAGAATTTTTATCTCTAAAAGAAaagtatatacattttaaaaatagaaaatatttgTTTCCCTGCTGACCATGCAGGAGGGAACAGACCTGCCCAAAGTAAACAGTTTGACAGCAGCTAGACAAGTTTGACTAGAGAGTGGTCCAGTTGAGGTGAACAATGACGTGAGTATAGAGCTAGAGATAATGGAAAAGAAGAGGGCGTCCCGTAAACATGTAATAACCACGTGGGCTGGATGAGTGAACCTCCATCGCCTCTGGTTTGTCTCCATCCTGTTTCCTGCACGCCGGTTAGCAGTGTGCTCATTTAGACGCaaatcctccacacacacttttatggCCGTCTTCCTGTAGAGGGGTGACATTATAAACAGTATAAACAGTAATGAGAGATAACAGGCGAATTGTTATGTTTCAATCGGGCCAGTTGGTCCACCTGGTTTCTATCGAATGTCTTTTGccttttctgtgtctttaaaCCAACTCTACCGAGTGCACTCAGTCCACTCTCACTCTTGTCCACTATGGACACAGATGTTGAGCCTTTCTAACTATTATAGCCATTACTACCTTTTTATAAATAGATGACCTGAATTGGGAAATGTACTGAGCCGAGTCTGCCTGAAATGCAGCGGAGGCCTTTGGGTTGTACGTTATGTTTATgaactgacctcagatcagagTACAATGGCAGAATACCACACTGCTGATGTACTTTATCATTTTGAACTCATCAGAAAGAGATGCGCTTGGTATCATTggtgtaaatgtaaaaacaaggtAGGGATGTTGGTGGACAAATTCTGTGTCAACACAGTTCTTTGGTTGGAATGAGACGACACAAGTCTTCAGTTTAAGTGACAGAAAATTGTTCATTGAAAATGTTGCTGCAGTCGTTTTTCAAGCTCAAATGCCGATTCGTTGTCTTTCAGCTGCTTGAATTTAATAATTTACTGCTGTTCTTTATACATGATTGTtaactgattaaaaaaaaacatttaagatgTCACCTTGGACTCGTGAGAAATTGTTCTGAGCATATTTCACTATTTTCGGAACATTATTTacaacatttcacaaaaacatttttataaagaatagaaagaaaaaacgaTAACGACAAATAAGTGTTCGTCTCAGCCATGGTTGTAATTTATGGCTTTCCCACTTCCCACATGATGATGGGTAATGTTTCACTATTATGAGAATCGGGTTATTGTTGAAAAACATTTGCTTAATGTGATGTAACAGACAGACGTactaaaatagaaatatatatatatatatatatagagagagaaaaagaaaagcatgtgaCCTGAACAACAGACGCACATTTGATATAAAATGGCTAAAAAAAGATGCGTTAAGACCCCTGACCATGACGACTGACCATGTGGGAGCATGAGATTAATGTGCAACTATGCTGCTATGCTGCCTAACTCCCAGTTTTTTTTAGTGTTCAAAATCTATTTTCTATTTGTAATTTAGagacaaacgagtgaaggagagaaattGATACCATATTGTCACCGTAGTAGCTGAGtggacaagaaaaaaaacaacacagctACATTATTGATTGTGCT
The nucleotide sequence above comes from Cyclopterus lumpus isolate fCycLum1 chromosome 24, fCycLum1.pri, whole genome shotgun sequence. Encoded proteins:
- the mtfr2 gene encoding mitochondrial fission regulator 2 isoform X2, which gives rise to MKFLPMSLVEDFLEVLRTVLEYFGVPPDMLVPVWDTQLCGQYRSVVRMIGTNLSLTPTPRVHFQVPLLTYRPHGYDDLPAEARAIPSFADVLWVFEDEGESYAKTRNHIPPKKGNTVTRDVVRYPAPAQTKAPRGGRSADPVAMKKITALESELLKLRAQIAMIVTAAPASVSLGVTESQSTPGTPLMSSTLLPALTSTPRCAAPPPPPPPPPLPPPPSCPGSSAETPSVFELIRKRRKNENDLDQAQLKPQDSQAKGSPSMLDVLRNLNQVKLRSVARSPGGTPIRRRRSKGGPALLSDPAALIAEALKRKFAQHRHNSSSDKENSLELSPFGSPDTPKVPLHVRRSQGRLHL
- the mtfr2 gene encoding mitochondrial fission regulator 2 isoform X1, producing the protein MKFLPMSLVEDFLEVLRTVLEYFGVPPDMLVPVWDTQLCGQYRSVVRMIGTNLSLTPTPRVHFQVPLLTYRPHGYDDLPAEARAIPSFADVLWVFEDEGESYAKTRNHIPPKKGNTVTRDVVRYPAPAQTKAPRGGRSADPVAMKKITALESELLKLRAQIAMIVTAAPASGVTESQSTPGTPLMSSTLLPALTSTPRCAAPPPPPPPPPLPPPPSCPGSSAETPSVFELIRKRRKNENDLDQAQLKPQDSQAKGSPSMLDVLRNLNQVKLRSVARSPGGTPIRRRRSKGGPALLSDPAALIAEALKRKFAQHRHNSSSDKENSLELSPFGSPDTPKVPLHVRRSQGRLHL